The segment ATAGACTGCTCTGCCGGCACATATGTGCGCTCCTTGGCCCATGACATCGGGCGGCGGCTGGGTTGCGGCGCCCATGTGGCCGGCCTGGTGCGCACCCGGAGCGGTCCCTTTCGGCTGGAGGAAGCTGTTTCGCTGGAGGAATTGACGGGCGCCGACGGATGGAGGCGCTGTCTGCTCCCCATGGATGCTGGGCTGGGGGATTTGCCGGCCATGGTCTTGTCATCCGACGAGGTTACCCGGGTGGGGTTCGGGCAGGCGGTCGCCGGCCCGGCGCCGGCGGACGATCGCCCGGTGCGGGCATACTCCGATGACGGCCGGCTGATAGCGATACTGCACTATGACCCGACAGCGAACCTCTGGCGGCCCAAGGTGGTGCTGGCCGGCATGGAAGGCGGGGCGACATCTTCGCACAGCGACAAACAGGAAGGCCCATGAGAGTTTTCGACGATATTGACCATACCTGGCTGGACGGCGAGAGCGTCATCACCATCGGGGCATTCGACGGCGTGCATGTGGGGCACCAGGCGCTGGTGCGGGAGGTGCTGGCAGAGGCGCGGGCGAGCGGCCGGCAGGCCGGCGTGGTCACCTTCTACCCCCACCCGGTGAACGTGCTCAGCGCCCAGAACCGGGTGCGTTATATCACGACGCCGGGGGAAAAGGCCGCCATCCTGGAGCGGCTGGGCCTGGACTTCATGGCCCTGATGCAATTCACCATGGAGCTGGCCCGCAAATCGGCCGGCGAGTTCGTCCATATCTTGGTGGAGCATCTCCACCCGAAAAGCATATGGGTGGGGCCGGATTTCACCTTTGGCTACCAACGCGAGGGCAATGTGGAGGTACTGCGCCGGCTGGGCGCGCAGTGGGGATTCAGCGTGCACGTCCTGCCGGCGGTCTGCCTGAACGGCGCGGTGGTCTCCAGCACGCGCATCCGCCAGCTTCTGGCCGAGGGGAAGATCGAAGAAGTGACGGCCCTGCTGGGGCGCTATTATCTGGTCTCGGGGGAGGTGGTGCCGGGCCGGCATCGCGGCCGGGCGCTGGGCTTTCCGACGGCGAACCTGGAGGTGCACGGCGACCGCGCCCTGCCGCGCGACGGGGTGTACGCCTGCTTCGCCCTGCTGGGGCAACAGCGCTTTCCGGCGGTGGCCAATCTGGGTGTCCGCCCGACCTTTGGCGAGAATAAGCACATCCTGGAAGTGCATTTGCTGGACGTGCGTCTGGAGCTGTACGGGTGCGATCTGGCGGTGGAATTTGTGCGCTGGATGCGGCCGGAGATGTGCTTTGCTTCCGCCGGCGAGCTGGTGGAGCAGATGCGGCGGGACGTGGAGGAGGCGCGCCGCATCCTCCAGGAGGCGCGCCGGGACGGTGTGGACATCGCCATCCGCGATTGGAGCCTTCTGCGCGTGGGAGGCAAGTAGCAGGGATGGGGAACGTCAGCAACCCCGCCGGCTTCG is part of the Anaerolineae bacterium genome and harbors:
- a CDS encoding bifunctional riboflavin kinase/FAD synthetase, which gives rise to MRVFDDIDHTWLDGESVITIGAFDGVHVGHQALVREVLAEARASGRQAGVVTFYPHPVNVLSAQNRVRYITTPGEKAAILERLGLDFMALMQFTMELARKSAGEFVHILVEHLHPKSIWVGPDFTFGYQREGNVEVLRRLGAQWGFSVHVLPAVCLNGAVVSSTRIRQLLAEGKIEEVTALLGRYYLVSGEVVPGRHRGRALGFPTANLEVHGDRALPRDGVYACFALLGQQRFPAVANLGVRPTFGENKHILEVHLLDVRLELYGCDLAVEFVRWMRPEMCFASAGELVEQMRRDVEEARRILQEARRDGVDIAIRDWSLLRVGGK